In the Deinococcus planocerae genome, one interval contains:
- a CDS encoding DinB family protein, with the protein MTQPGLDEQIAALRAALPTPEAVAAELDRELTAFAESLRAAEPHWHAPMPGRTWTPAQEAEHTILVNEGTARVVRLLLSDKPLRETPGQEGRTENGRRLAPQGTEPGPGEDLATLLARNEATRPLLAGVRAGPNPARTFHHPFLGPIDALDWLRMAAAQTRHHRTTLRAGLDRLSAGGHAAE; encoded by the coding sequence GTGACCCAACCTGGCCTGGACGAACAGATCGCCGCCCTGCGCGCCGCCCTCCCCACCCCCGAGGCGGTGGCCGCCGAGCTGGACCGCGAACTCACGGCCTTCGCGGAGAGCCTGCGCGCCGCCGAGCCCCACTGGCACGCCCCCATGCCGGGGCGCACCTGGACGCCCGCCCAGGAGGCCGAACACACCATCCTCGTCAACGAGGGCACCGCCCGCGTGGTGCGGCTGCTCCTCTCCGACAAACCCCTGCGCGAGACCCCCGGGCAGGAGGGCCGCACGGAGAACGGTCGCCGCCTCGCCCCCCAGGGGACCGAACCCGGGCCGGGGGAGGACCTCGCCACGCTGCTGGCCCGAAATGAGGCGACCCGTCCCCTGCTCGCGGGGGTGCGGGCCGGGCCGAATCCGGCGCGCACGTTCCACCACCCCTTCCTGGGGCCAATCGACGCGCTCGACTGGCTGCGGATGGCCGCCGCCCAGACCCGGCACCACCGCACGACGCTGCGGGCGGGGCTCGACCGCCTGAGCGCAGGTGGGCACGCGGCGGAGTGA
- a CDS encoding alpha/beta fold hydrolase, which yields MTAWPVQEGVFELGDLPVERGGVIRGARLAWQTHGALSPARDNVIVYPTSYTATHHTQSWLIGPGGILDPERYFIVIPDMFAGGLSSGADDTPDYPEVVTLRDNVLAQSRLLGEVFGVEQVAAVYGFSMGAMQAYHWAALFPERVERAIVVCGSARTALHNRVFLSGLLRTLEAAPEHLGRGRFSAEPRAALRAFAHIYAGWGLSQDFYRAELFRTALGHPDLETFLRAEWEEGFAGCRAANLYAQAVSWLHGDISAGDRYGGDLGRALAAIRARVLLLPGETDLYFRVADNAAELPHLRSGELRPIPGIWGHRAGSPAGLPEESAFLREAVRDWLAG from the coding sequence ATGACCGCCTGGCCGGTGCAGGAGGGCGTCTTCGAGCTCGGCGACCTCCCCGTCGAGCGCGGCGGCGTCATTCGTGGGGCCCGGCTGGCCTGGCAGACCCACGGCGCCCTCAGCCCCGCCCGCGACAACGTGATCGTCTACCCGACGAGCTACACCGCCACCCACCACACCCAGAGCTGGCTCATCGGCCCCGGCGGCATCCTCGACCCCGAGCGGTACTTCATCGTCATCCCGGACATGTTCGCAGGTGGTCTGTCGTCGGGGGCCGACGACACGCCCGACTACCCCGAGGTGGTCACGCTGCGCGACAACGTGCTCGCCCAGTCCCGGCTGCTCGGGGAGGTCTTCGGGGTGGAGCAGGTGGCCGCCGTCTACGGCTTCTCGATGGGCGCCATGCAGGCCTACCACTGGGCCGCCCTCTTCCCCGAACGGGTCGAGCGGGCCATCGTGGTGTGCGGGAGCGCGCGCACGGCCCTGCACAACCGCGTGTTCCTCTCCGGGCTGCTCAGGACGCTGGAGGCGGCCCCCGAGCATCTGGGACGGGGCCGCTTCTCGGCGGAGCCCCGGGCGGCGCTGCGGGCCTTCGCGCACATCTACGCGGGGTGGGGGCTGAGCCAGGACTTCTACCGCGCGGAGCTGTTCCGCACCGCCCTGGGCCACCCCGACCTGGAGACGTTCCTGCGCGCCGAGTGGGAGGAGGGGTTCGCGGGGTGCCGGGCGGCGAACCTGTACGCCCAGGCGGTGAGCTGGCTGCACGGCGACATCAGCGCGGGCGACCGCTACGGCGGGGACCTGGGCCGGGCGCTGGCGGCCATCCGGGCGCGGGTGCTGCTGCTGCCCGGCGAGACCGACCTGTACTTCCGGGTGGCGGACAATGCGGCGGAGCTGCCCCACCTGCGGTCCGGGGAACTGCGGCCCATCCCCGGCATCTGGGGGCACCGGGCCGGGAGCCCGGCGGGTCTTCCCGAGGAGTCCGCCTTTCTGAGGGAGGCGGTCCGGGACTGGCTGGCGGGTTGA
- a CDS encoding Ig-like domain-containing protein translates to MRRHAGLVLLSLTLAACSQQASTPTASNDLQFEAEAGTIQAFTTPQTVADPRNGGRIINDPNASGGKAVILLGTNDNVRFVVPGSVKAGRYTVSVRGKGENYKGWPTVDLNDAAQRRLAVATLDSATYVNRKFGEFDLKPGQVFNLSFINDLYEGRGKDRNAIVDYLVIEPVGTPPPPPPVNQAPTVTLRPIENGVLTPTIPNDEGSYPNTFVDDNNILLRADASDPDGKIARVEFYIGDRKLSEDTTAPYTLLIPRNIDADTTAQESFTARAVDDQGAVATSTEQRATFFSGSSALPVLRAINLGGPDVQIQSYEPLFFGPNFSAGGNAGITTNGTATVLPASVPLLPPPEPNREALVRSALSRQGGLEVNLPVPNAPLSIYLWVRAEDATSYDIQMEGQTVGRFDPSETGQWKRLGPINLTVNDGVLNVASTGTAIANFSAIEVYRRSRVGDVAPTVAFNPELPTFAPAGQPLTLSVDASDADGSVVKVEFYARRIVTEPVFKIGEVTGSPFSFVWQNPPSGVYRIRAVATDDSGLSSTTEDTVVFQ, encoded by the coding sequence ATGAGGCGCCACGCCGGGCTGGTGCTGCTCAGCCTGACGCTGGCGGCGTGCAGTCAACAGGCCTCCACGCCGACGGCCTCCAACGACTTGCAGTTCGAGGCCGAGGCCGGCACGATCCAGGCCTTCACCACCCCGCAGACCGTCGCCGATCCCCGCAACGGTGGCCGGATCATCAACGATCCCAATGCCTCCGGCGGCAAGGCCGTCATTCTGCTGGGCACCAACGACAACGTGCGTTTCGTCGTCCCGGGCAGCGTCAAAGCCGGACGGTACACCGTCTCGGTCCGCGGGAAGGGTGAGAACTACAAGGGTTGGCCGACCGTGGACCTCAACGACGCGGCCCAGCGACGGCTGGCGGTGGCGACGTTGGATTCGGCGACGTATGTCAACCGGAAGTTCGGGGAGTTCGACCTGAAGCCGGGACAGGTGTTCAACCTGTCGTTCATCAACGATCTGTACGAGGGTCGGGGCAAGGACCGCAACGCCATCGTCGACTACCTTGTCATCGAACCCGTCGGGACGCCGCCTCCACCCCCGCCCGTCAATCAGGCGCCGACCGTGACCCTCAGGCCCATCGAGAACGGGGTGTTGACGCCCACAATCCCTAACGATGAGGGCTCTTATCCCAACACCTTCGTGGACGACAACAACATTCTCCTTAGGGCCGATGCCTCGGACCCTGACGGCAAGATTGCCAGGGTGGAGTTTTACATCGGCGATAGGAAGCTGAGCGAGGACACCACGGCACCCTATACCCTTCTTATTCCTCGCAATATCGATGCGGACACCACCGCACAGGAATCCTTCACCGCCCGGGCCGTAGATGATCAGGGAGCCGTGGCGACTTCCACCGAACAAAGGGCGACCTTCTTCTCCGGAAGCTCTGCCCTACCGGTACTGCGTGCCATTAACCTCGGCGGACCGGACGTGCAGATTCAGAGCTACGAGCCATTGTTCTTCGGCCCGAACTTCTCGGCTGGCGGCAACGCGGGGATCACGACGAACGGCACCGCGACGGTCCTGCCCGCCAGCGTGCCACTGCTCCCCCCCCCCGAGCCCAACCGGGAGGCGCTGGTCCGCAGCGCCCTCTCACGTCAGGGCGGACTGGAAGTGAACCTCCCTGTCCCCAACGCTCCTCTGAGCATCTACCTGTGGGTACGTGCTGAAGATGCGACCTCCTACGATATTCAGATGGAAGGCCAGACGGTCGGGCGCTTCGATCCCAGTGAAACCGGACAGTGGAAGCGGCTGGGGCCGATCAATCTCACTGTGAATGACGGCGTGTTGAACGTGGCGAGCACAGGGACGGCCATCGCCAACTTCTCGGCCATCGAGGTCTACCGCAGGTCGCGGGTGGGGGATGTGGCGCCCACAGTGGCTTTCAACCCTGAGCTTCCCACGTTCGCCCCCGCCGGACAGCCCCTGACGCTCTCCGTAGACGCCTCGGACGCGGACGGCAGCGTGGTGAAAGTCGAGTTCTATGCCAGGCGAATCGTCACCGAGCCCGTGTTCAAAATCGGTGAGGTGACAGGATCGCCCTTCTCCTTCGTCTGGCAAAACCCCCCGAGCGGTGTCTACCGAATTCGTGCCGTGGCGACGGACGACTCCGGACTCTCTTCCACGACGGAAGACACGGTGGTCTTCCAGTAG
- a CDS encoding ArsR/SmtB family transcription factor, producing the protein MAEHGRGENARARGDAVTVRPAAPRSGRETSTASQGDGCEATCVHPGAVARVRAALPGAQCVEDATTLLKVVADPTRFRILSALNVEELCVCDLAAVVGISESAVSHQLRLLRAHRLVTFRKEGRVAYYRLLDAHITGLIGGAVDHVRE; encoded by the coding sequence ATGGCTGAGCACGGGCGCGGCGAGAACGCCCGCGCCAGGGGTGACGCGGTGACGGTGCGCCCCGCCGCCCCGCGCTCTGGTCGGGAGACGAGCACCGCCTCTCAGGGCGACGGGTGTGAGGCCACCTGCGTCCACCCGGGGGCGGTCGCCCGCGTCCGCGCCGCCCTGCCGGGCGCGCAGTGCGTGGAAGACGCCACCACCCTGCTCAAGGTCGTCGCCGACCCCACCCGCTTCCGGATTCTGAGCGCGCTCAACGTCGAGGAGCTGTGTGTGTGCGACCTCGCGGCGGTGGTGGGCATCAGCGAGAGCGCGGTCAGCCACCAGCTCCGGCTGCTCCGCGCCCACCGGCTGGTGACCTTCCGCAAGGAGGGGCGCGTCGCCTACTACCGCCTGCTCGACGCGCACATCACGGGATTGATCGGTGGAGCGGTGGACCACGTGCGCGAATGA
- a CDS encoding heavy metal translocating P-type ATPase, with product MSSPRSRLDYFVDGMDCASCVQKVERMVATLPGAAEVRTSFNRQTLSLALDEHQTPRATLERNLQALGYTPSRLSPSTAPAAQAIPGLHDHAGHVHEAPRPGQPWYATGQGRMVVTSGVLLALAWLLGFTEPGLATFGYVAATLIGVWPLARKAYASARLGDPFSINLLVSLAAIGAVLMGEAAEGAVVVFFFAVGELLEGIAAGRARAGIRALAALAPKSALLVESGQTREVPADSLAVGQTVQVNPGARVPADGTILSGTSSLDDSPVTGESVPVVKGAGHSVYAGSINQGGGLTVRVDRAAHDNTIARIVHLVEAAEGSRARTARFIDRFSRFYTPGVVAVSALVAVVPPLLLGAAWAPWLYKGLALLLIGCPCALVLSVPAAITSGISAGTRRGLLIKGGAALESIGSVKTVAFDKTGTLTAGRPRVTDVVGRDRNEVLRLAAAVESGSSHPLARAITDAARAAQLTLPAATDAQALPGRAVTAPVEGRFLSVSSPRHAAPRTPLPADLRAAVQTFEEQGRTAVVLLDGAAPLGVIALRDEPRPDAREAVEQLRRLGVNTVMLTGDNARTGQAIARDLGLDVHAELLPEDKLRLVADLRARGGVAMVGDGINDAPALARSDVGVAMGGGTDVALETADAALLGERVTGVADLVRLSRATLHNIRWNIAFALGLKLIFLVTTLLGSTNLWMAILADTGATALVTANALRLLRWKGGGGPQSSPPPPPPPPVGRPVPQHG from the coding sequence ATGAGTTCCCCCCGTTCCCGGCTCGACTACTTCGTGGACGGCATGGACTGCGCCAGTTGCGTCCAGAAGGTCGAGCGGATGGTCGCCACCCTGCCGGGCGCCGCCGAGGTCAGGACCAGCTTCAACAGGCAGACGCTCAGCCTGGCTCTGGACGAGCACCAGACCCCTCGCGCCACCCTGGAGCGCAACCTTCAGGCCCTCGGCTACACGCCCTCCCGGTTGAGCCCGTCCACGGCGCCAGCGGCGCAGGCCATCCCGGGGCTGCACGACCACGCCGGGCACGTCCACGAGGCGCCGAGGCCCGGCCAGCCCTGGTACGCCACCGGGCAGGGCCGAATGGTCGTGACCTCGGGCGTGCTGCTCGCCCTCGCGTGGCTGCTCGGCTTCACCGAGCCCGGGCTCGCCACCTTCGGGTACGTCGCCGCGACCTTGATCGGCGTGTGGCCGCTCGCCCGGAAGGCCTACGCGAGCGCCCGCCTCGGGGACCCCTTCTCCATCAACCTGCTCGTCAGCCTCGCGGCCATCGGCGCGGTGCTGATGGGGGAGGCCGCCGAGGGGGCCGTCGTCGTGTTCTTCTTCGCGGTCGGGGAGCTGCTGGAGGGGATCGCCGCGGGGCGGGCGCGGGCGGGTATTCGGGCGCTCGCCGCGCTGGCGCCCAAGAGCGCCCTGCTCGTGGAGAGCGGTCAGACCCGCGAGGTGCCCGCCGACTCGCTCGCCGTCGGTCAGACCGTGCAGGTCAACCCGGGGGCCCGCGTCCCCGCCGACGGGACCATCCTCTCGGGCACCTCCAGCCTCGACGACAGCCCGGTGACGGGCGAGAGCGTCCCGGTCGTGAAGGGCGCCGGCCATTCGGTCTACGCGGGCAGCATCAACCAGGGCGGCGGGCTGACCGTCCGGGTGGACCGGGCCGCCCACGACAACACCATCGCCCGCATCGTCCACCTCGTCGAGGCGGCGGAGGGCAGCCGGGCGAGGACCGCGCGCTTCATCGACCGCTTCAGCCGGTTCTACACCCCCGGGGTGGTGGCCGTCTCGGCGCTCGTCGCCGTCGTTCCTCCGCTGCTTCTCGGTGCGGCCTGGGCTCCCTGGCTCTACAAGGGCCTCGCCCTGCTTCTGATCGGCTGCCCCTGCGCGCTGGTGCTCAGCGTGCCCGCCGCCATCACGAGCGGCATCAGCGCCGGGACCCGGCGGGGCCTGCTGATCAAGGGCGGCGCGGCCCTGGAGAGCATCGGGAGCGTGAAGACGGTCGCCTTCGACAAGACCGGGACCCTGACCGCCGGGAGGCCGCGCGTGACCGACGTGGTGGGCCGCGACCGGAACGAGGTGCTGCGCCTCGCCGCCGCCGTGGAGTCGGGGAGCAGCCACCCGCTCGCCAGGGCGATCACCGACGCCGCGAGGGCGGCGCAGCTCACCCTGCCCGCCGCGACGGACGCGCAGGCCCTCCCCGGCAGGGCCGTGACCGCGCCGGTGGAGGGCCGCTTCCTCAGCGTCTCCTCGCCCCGGCACGCCGCCCCCCGGACGCCCCTGCCCGCCGACCTCCGGGCCGCGGTCCAGACCTTCGAGGAACAGGGCCGCACCGCCGTGGTGCTGCTCGACGGCGCGGCGCCGCTGGGCGTCATCGCCCTGCGCGACGAGCCCCGCCCTGACGCCCGGGAGGCCGTCGAGCAGCTTCGCCGCCTCGGCGTGAACACGGTCATGCTGACCGGCGACAACGCCCGCACCGGCCAGGCCATCGCGCGCGACCTCGGGCTGGACGTGCACGCGGAGTTGCTGCCGGAGGACAAGCTGCGTCTCGTGGCGGACCTGAGGGCGCGCGGCGGGGTGGCGATGGTCGGGGACGGGATCAACGACGCCCCGGCCCTGGCGCGCTCGGACGTGGGCGTCGCGATGGGCGGCGGCACCGACGTGGCCCTGGAAACCGCCGACGCGGCCCTGCTGGGAGAGCGCGTGACGGGCGTGGCCGACCTCGTGCGGCTGTCGCGGGCCACCCTGCACAACATCCGGTGGAACATCGCCTTCGCCCTGGGCCTCAAGCTGATCTTCCTGGTCACCACCCTGCTCGGCTCCACCAACCTCTGGATGGCGATTCTCGCCGACACCGGCGCGACCGCCCTCGTCACGGCCAACGCCCTGCGCCTGCTGCGCTGGAAGGGCGGGGGCGGCCCCCAGTCCTCCCCCCCGCCCCCGCCCCCGCCCCCGGTCGGTCGGCCTGTGCCCCAGCATGGCTGA